In Oncorhynchus tshawytscha isolate Ot180627B linkage group LG06, Otsh_v2.0, whole genome shotgun sequence, the following are encoded in one genomic region:
- the slc2a15a gene encoding solute carrier family 2 member 15a isoform X2, translated as MAEEVLITPPGKITSHLTSSLLAVAFLTSFGSSMLYGYNLAVVNSPAVYIKDFYNRTSVSRNGTGLDGEALTLMYSLTVSVFAIGGLLGSLMVGMLVTRFGRKGTVVNSTVLVFIAGSLMGFSRICGSPEMVIFGRFVTGIHSGISLSVVPMYLGEIAPKNLRGFLGLVPSLFICAGVFSAQILGLHEILGKEDHWPLFLSLVVIPTFIQLMLLPWFPESPRYLLIEKHNVHATIIALKWYRAKCNIQSEIEEMQEEQRSLSSVETVSVWRLILDPLVRWQLLSVVVINIGMQLSGIDALWFYTNDIFRNAGIPDPEIQYTTVGTGAIEIIAGLIGCFTIEKLGRRPLIIGGFLVMGFCCAGITLSLVLQVHLPFMRYVSVGCVVGIIAGFCIGPAGVPFLITAELFKQSHRPAAYTVGGSLNWISNFTVGFVFPFLQMSAGSYCYLVFCCVCLAVAAFVFFVIPETKNKTFVEISQMFASKEAVPETQGLGHPDQLKLRKMNGYGTLENGSLEFDSSSSVP; from the exons TACATTAAGGACTTCTACAACAGGACGTCAGTGAGCCGTAATGGTACGGGGCTGGATGGGGAGGCTCTGACCCTCATGTACTCTCTCACCGTGTCTGTCTTTGCCATTGGGGGTCTACTGGGATCCCTCATGGTGGGCATGCTTGTCACCAGGTTCGGCAG gaaagGCACAGTGGTGAACTCAACGGTATTGGTGTTCATCGCTGGATCTCTCATGGGCTTCAGCAGGATCTGTGGCTCTCCAGAGATGGTCATCTTTGGCCGCTTCGTCACAGGGATCCACTCAG GTATCTCTCTGAGCGTGGTGCCCATGTACCTGGGGGAGATAGCTCCTAAGAACCTGCGTGGTTTCCTGGGGCTCGTGCCCAGCCTCTTCATTTGTGCTGGGGTCTTCTCGGCCCAGATCCTGGGTCTACACGAAATTCTGGGGAAG GAGGATCACTggcccctgtttctctctctggtggTGATACCCACCTTCATTCAGCTGATGCTGTTGCCATGGTTTCCGGAGAGCCCACGATACCTGCTGATTGAGAAGCACAATGTCCACGCCACCATTATAG CGTTGAAGTGGTACCGGGCCAAGTGTAACATCCAGTCAGAGATCGAGGAGATGCAGGAGGAGCAGCGCTCTCTGTCGTCGGTGGAGACGGTGTCGGTATGGCGACTGATACTGGACCCTTTGGTGCGCTGGCAGCTGCTCAGTGTGGTGGTCATCAATATCGGCATGCAGCTCTCCGGTATAGACGCT CTCTGGTTCTATACCAATGACATCTTTAGGAACGCGGGCATCCCAGACCCAGAGATCCAGTACACTACGGTGGGTACAGGAGCCATCGAGATCATTGCTGGCCTCATCGGG tgttttACCATAGAGAAACTAGGCAGGAGGCCTCTCATCATCGGGGGGTTTCTAGTCATGGGATTCTGCTGTGCTGGGATCACTCTCTCCCTCGTTCTACAG GTTCACTTACCATTCATGCGTTATGTCAGTGTTGGATGCGTGGTCGGTATCATCGCTGGTTTCTGCATTGGGCCAG CGGGTGTTCCTTTCCTGATAACGGCAGAGCTGTTTAAACAGTCTCACCGCCCAGCAGCCTACACTGTGGGAGGATCCCTCAACTGGATTTCCAACTTCACAGTCGGCTTCGTCTTCCCCTTCCTACAG ATGTCCGCTGGGTCCTACTGCTACCTGGTGTTCTGCTGCGTGTGTCTGGCGGTGGCGGCCTTTGTGTTCTTCGTCATCCCTGAGACCAAGAACAAGACGTTCGTGGAGATCAGCCAGATGTTCGCCTCCAAGGAGGCGGTGCCAGAGACCCAGGGCCTGGGCCATCCCGACCAGCTCAAACTGAGGAAGATGAACGGATACGGAACCCTGGAGAATGGATCGCTGGAGTTTGACAGCTCCTCCTCCGTCCCCTGA
- the slc2a15a gene encoding solute carrier family 2 member 15a isoform X3, which translates to MPGREEKHGPHDKDSQFGCDSAFPSIGSHWPDSDGLNYIKDFYNRTSVSRNGTGLDGEALTLMYSLTVSVFAIGGLLGSLMVGMLVTRFGRKGTVVNSTVLVFIAGSLMGFSRICGSPEMVIFGRFVTGIHSGISLSVVPMYLGEIAPKNLRGFLGLVPSLFICAGVFSAQILGLHEILGKEDHWPLFLSLVVIPTFIQLMLLPWFPESPRYLLIEKHNVHATIIALKWYRAKCNIQSEIEEMQEEQRSLSSVETVSVWRLILDPLVRWQLLSVVVINIGMQLSGIDALWFYTNDIFRNAGIPDPEIQYTTVGTGAIEIIAGLIGCFTIEKLGRRPLIIGGFLVMGFCCAGITLSLVLQVHLPFMRYVSVGCVVGIIAGFCIGPAGVPFLITAELFKQSHRPAAYTVGGSLNWISNFTVGFVFPFLQMSAGSYCYLVFCCVCLAVAAFVFFVIPETKNKTFVEISQMFASKEAVPETQGLGHPDQLKLRKMNGYGTLENGSLEFDSSSSVP; encoded by the exons atgccagggagagaggagaagcatGGGCCACATGACAAGGACTCCCAGTTTGGTTGTGATTCTGCGTTCCCCTCTATAGGCTCTCATTGGCCAGATAGCGATGGATTAAAT TACATTAAGGACTTCTACAACAGGACGTCAGTGAGCCGTAATGGTACGGGGCTGGATGGGGAGGCTCTGACCCTCATGTACTCTCTCACCGTGTCTGTCTTTGCCATTGGGGGTCTACTGGGATCCCTCATGGTGGGCATGCTTGTCACCAGGTTCGGCAG gaaagGCACAGTGGTGAACTCAACGGTATTGGTGTTCATCGCTGGATCTCTCATGGGCTTCAGCAGGATCTGTGGCTCTCCAGAGATGGTCATCTTTGGCCGCTTCGTCACAGGGATCCACTCAG GTATCTCTCTGAGCGTGGTGCCCATGTACCTGGGGGAGATAGCTCCTAAGAACCTGCGTGGTTTCCTGGGGCTCGTGCCCAGCCTCTTCATTTGTGCTGGGGTCTTCTCGGCCCAGATCCTGGGTCTACACGAAATTCTGGGGAAG GAGGATCACTggcccctgtttctctctctggtggTGATACCCACCTTCATTCAGCTGATGCTGTTGCCATGGTTTCCGGAGAGCCCACGATACCTGCTGATTGAGAAGCACAATGTCCACGCCACCATTATAG CGTTGAAGTGGTACCGGGCCAAGTGTAACATCCAGTCAGAGATCGAGGAGATGCAGGAGGAGCAGCGCTCTCTGTCGTCGGTGGAGACGGTGTCGGTATGGCGACTGATACTGGACCCTTTGGTGCGCTGGCAGCTGCTCAGTGTGGTGGTCATCAATATCGGCATGCAGCTCTCCGGTATAGACGCT CTCTGGTTCTATACCAATGACATCTTTAGGAACGCGGGCATCCCAGACCCAGAGATCCAGTACACTACGGTGGGTACAGGAGCCATCGAGATCATTGCTGGCCTCATCGGG tgttttACCATAGAGAAACTAGGCAGGAGGCCTCTCATCATCGGGGGGTTTCTAGTCATGGGATTCTGCTGTGCTGGGATCACTCTCTCCCTCGTTCTACAG GTTCACTTACCATTCATGCGTTATGTCAGTGTTGGATGCGTGGTCGGTATCATCGCTGGTTTCTGCATTGGGCCAG CGGGTGTTCCTTTCCTGATAACGGCAGAGCTGTTTAAACAGTCTCACCGCCCAGCAGCCTACACTGTGGGAGGATCCCTCAACTGGATTTCCAACTTCACAGTCGGCTTCGTCTTCCCCTTCCTACAG ATGTCCGCTGGGTCCTACTGCTACCTGGTGTTCTGCTGCGTGTGTCTGGCGGTGGCGGCCTTTGTGTTCTTCGTCATCCCTGAGACCAAGAACAAGACGTTCGTGGAGATCAGCCAGATGTTCGCCTCCAAGGAGGCGGTGCCAGAGACCCAGGGCCTGGGCCATCCCGACCAGCTCAAACTGAGGAAGATGAACGGATACGGAACCCTGGAGAATGGATCGCTGGAGTTTGACAGCTCCTCCTCCGTCCCCTGA